A genome region from Alicyclobacillus acidocaldarius subsp. acidocaldarius DSM 446 includes the following:
- a CDS encoding Ger(x)C family spore germination protein, producing the protein MTIRRARWLLAAQAAALLFLASGCGDYQKINDRSQIIGIGVDPVPDKPDMLAFTLQVPNLEVTTSQSPGLGTGGRQGGEAVPYKNFYVEATSVQSAISRAQTMYDKAFFLGNLEAVVFQTGLSERDLTRVTEQLMRDETIDKLAYVVATRDSARSVLEARTNAPPATTIEAMWYNDMPQRGYSAPEKLWQFWRDAELIGREPHVPLVEAADDSLRIEGTELYFGYQPVGWLTPDDTVFYNFLTGQVRAISISIPDGDRSFDIRVVRTRIHLREIPTPQGMVLCDDIHIRANLNSTETMAQRPLTNREVERYEDVVERYLRDNCVRVLRALQSVQADTIGFGYRYLIRHPERIYEIRDHWGDAFGRARIHVTVTCRISREGNLL; encoded by the coding sequence ATGACGATCCGGCGCGCGCGCTGGCTGCTCGCCGCGCAGGCGGCTGCGCTCCTCTTCCTTGCGAGCGGATGCGGCGACTACCAGAAGATCAACGACCGCTCGCAGATCATCGGCATCGGCGTGGATCCGGTGCCGGACAAGCCGGACATGCTGGCCTTCACGCTTCAGGTTCCCAATCTGGAAGTCACAACGTCGCAGAGCCCAGGTCTTGGCACCGGCGGGCGCCAGGGGGGCGAGGCCGTTCCCTACAAGAACTTTTACGTCGAGGCGACCTCGGTGCAATCCGCCATCTCCCGCGCCCAGACGATGTACGACAAGGCGTTTTTTCTCGGCAATCTGGAGGCGGTCGTGTTCCAGACGGGCCTGAGCGAGCGGGATCTCACCCGCGTCACGGAACAATTGATGCGAGACGAGACCATCGACAAGCTCGCGTACGTCGTGGCGACCCGAGATTCGGCGCGGTCCGTCCTGGAGGCGAGGACCAACGCGCCTCCGGCGACCACCATTGAAGCGATGTGGTACAACGACATGCCCCAGCGAGGTTATTCGGCACCGGAAAAATTGTGGCAATTTTGGAGGGACGCTGAGCTCATCGGCCGGGAGCCACACGTCCCACTCGTGGAAGCGGCGGATGACAGCCTCCGAATCGAAGGCACGGAGCTGTATTTTGGCTATCAGCCGGTCGGATGGCTCACGCCGGACGATACCGTATTTTACAACTTTCTCACAGGTCAGGTTCGCGCCATTTCCATCTCCATCCCCGACGGGGATCGGTCGTTCGACATCCGCGTCGTCCGCACGCGGATCCATCTCCGCGAAATTCCGACGCCGCAGGGCATGGTGTTGTGCGACGACATCCACATTCGCGCCAATCTGAACTCCACGGAGACCATGGCGCAGCGCCCGCTCACGAATCGGGAGGTGGAGCGATATGAGGACGTCGTGGAGCGGTATCTGCGAGACAACTGTGTGCGAGTCCTTCGCGCGCTTCAATCCGTCCAGGCCGACACCATCGGATTTGGCTATCGTTACCTGATCCGTCACCCCGAGCGCATCTACGAGATTCGAGATCACTGGGGAGACGCGTTCGGTCGCGCGCGCATCCACGTGACCGTGACCTGCCGCATCTCGCGCGAGGGCAATCTTCTCTGA
- a CDS encoding GerAB/ArcD/ProY family transporter: MNAQNERLYNLSAFQAIALFSSSFLPVMFWIYPTVAVHYARLDAQWALLVTVLIGVFISWVHGRLNDRFPNMTGPDFACLVWGRWVGKTLSALYVPVYLLFLGVSLYFTTSLMKYFFPLTMRMWLALAMTIVAWRGAWCGVEAMGRASAIVHPMTFAGILASFGAILANADQPLIPLSFTSLSQTASGVYHLLPLYLGMDLILIVNPYYRHRRGKSEWYPVIAAAIGGVVVMLVFFSIVVNLGFTPTERLAYPVQVVIQLIRLRGFLVERLGIVIIILSVAYTTLFLGNHIWALSTTIARIVGVSDHKFRPFTFFVAPSIFAISQIIATTMQARDIVTVILAPASWVVVAIIPVSTLLLAILRGIRTDTREEIQPEGRQRRAARRRARSSP; this comes from the coding sequence ATGAACGCGCAGAACGAGCGCCTGTACAACCTGTCGGCCTTCCAGGCCATCGCGCTCTTCTCGTCGAGCTTCCTGCCAGTGATGTTTTGGATTTACCCCACGGTGGCCGTGCACTACGCCCGGCTGGACGCGCAGTGGGCCCTCCTGGTCACCGTGCTGATTGGTGTCTTCATCAGCTGGGTGCACGGGCGGCTCAACGACCGATTTCCCAATATGACGGGGCCCGACTTCGCGTGCCTGGTGTGGGGGAGGTGGGTAGGGAAGACCCTCTCCGCGCTCTACGTCCCCGTCTATCTGCTGTTTCTGGGCGTAAGCCTGTACTTTACCACCTCGCTCATGAAGTACTTCTTCCCGCTCACCATGCGCATGTGGCTCGCCCTCGCCATGACCATCGTCGCGTGGCGGGGCGCCTGGTGCGGCGTTGAAGCCATGGGACGGGCGTCGGCCATCGTCCATCCCATGACGTTCGCGGGCATCCTGGCTTCGTTCGGCGCCATCCTGGCGAACGCCGATCAACCGCTCATTCCGCTCTCCTTCACCAGCCTGTCGCAGACGGCCTCCGGGGTCTACCACCTACTCCCCTTGTACCTCGGCATGGACCTCATCCTCATCGTCAATCCGTACTACCGGCACCGCCGCGGCAAGAGCGAATGGTATCCGGTCATCGCCGCAGCCATCGGCGGTGTGGTGGTCATGCTCGTGTTCTTTTCCATCGTCGTCAATCTTGGGTTCACGCCGACGGAGCGGCTCGCCTATCCGGTCCAGGTGGTCATTCAGCTCATTCGCCTGCGGGGGTTCCTCGTGGAGCGCCTGGGCATCGTGATCATCATCCTGTCGGTCGCCTACACGACGCTCTTCCTCGGCAATCACATCTGGGCACTCTCCACCACCATCGCGCGCATTGTGGGCGTCTCCGATCACAAGTTCCGCCCGTTCACCTTCTTCGTGGCACCGAGCATCTTCGCCATCAGCCAGATCATCGCCACGACGATGCAGGCCCGGGACATTGTCACCGTGATCCTCGCGCCGGCGAGCTGGGTGGTCGTCGCCATCATCCCCGTCTCCACGCTCCTTCTCGCGATTCTCCGAGGGATCCGCACCGACACGCGCGAGGAAATTCAGCCGGAGGGGCGCCAGCGGCGTGCCGCCCGCAGGCGAGCACGTAGCTCGCCGTGA
- a CDS encoding DUF1284 domain-containing protein, protein MIRLRGHHLLCLLGYRGMGYSEDYVRNMTEVYEQLRTDPQTRVCIVAGPDDLCDHFPEDEPYHCQSASVHRRDAKVLSRLGLRAGQCMPWREIERRVRDRVRPEDIRSLCHTCSWRSLGVCEEGVDLVRRRLPLPPAPPPP, encoded by the coding sequence TTGATTCGGTTGCGCGGCCACCATTTGCTTTGCCTGCTGGGCTACCGAGGAATGGGCTACTCGGAAGATTACGTTCGCAACATGACCGAGGTCTACGAGCAGCTCCGCACGGATCCGCAGACGCGCGTGTGCATCGTGGCGGGCCCGGACGACCTCTGCGACCACTTCCCCGAAGACGAGCCGTATCACTGTCAGAGCGCGTCCGTCCATCGCCGCGACGCCAAGGTGCTCTCGCGCCTCGGCCTCCGCGCGGGGCAGTGCATGCCGTGGCGCGAGATCGAGCGCCGCGTGCGCGATCGCGTCCGCCCAGAGGACATCCGGTCGCTGTGCCACACGTGCTCGTGGCGTTCGCTCGGCGTCTGCGAGGAAGGCGTGGATTTGGTGCGCAGGCGGCTGCCGCTGCCACCCGCACCTCCGCCGCCCTGA
- a CDS encoding ATP-binding protein, which translates to MEDSRFPSLDARVRAVVEALGGAFREGPDWVSYHALNAECLYVTPSVRPWMGEADLVGRSFANWPMNDEDRTRWASVWMEVVTGRMARRLVWRHEKVGAVRWMESVLLPDEWRGELVGVMAWHRDVTDRQEREWALEASIQRLQLAYGLARSGYWELDVATRRLTWSQEVYDIWETDPEHFAATYDAFLETVVPEDRLLVEQAVSRAMHTHTYELEYRIRTGRGQIRFVRSVGRYHEHGGGRGVLFGAVQDVTAQKESELALAASRELLARSDKLAAVGQLAAGIAHEIRNPLTALRGFIDLMYQRARSNNRRYLEIMRGEVSRMEAIVSELLRLARPDRPQFQQLDLVDLVQEVVAFMSAQALLHGVEIQYEPRAASVMVEGDPNQLKQVFINLMRNGIEAMQPGGALRVLVWEDGGRARVQIADQGSGMPPEALARIGEPFFTTKEQGTGLGVMVSKRMVADHGGDLRIESEVGRGTTVTVLLPAAKSNA; encoded by the coding sequence ATGGAAGACAGCCGGTTTCCCTCTTTAGACGCGCGCGTGCGGGCGGTCGTTGAAGCGCTCGGCGGCGCCTTTCGCGAGGGCCCTGATTGGGTCTCGTATCACGCATTGAACGCGGAATGTCTGTATGTGACGCCGTCCGTTCGGCCGTGGATGGGCGAGGCGGATCTCGTGGGGCGGTCGTTTGCGAATTGGCCCATGAACGACGAAGACCGGACCCGGTGGGCGAGTGTGTGGATGGAGGTGGTCACGGGCCGGATGGCCCGGCGGCTTGTGTGGCGACATGAGAAGGTCGGCGCCGTGCGATGGATGGAAAGCGTGCTGTTGCCGGACGAATGGCGCGGAGAGCTCGTCGGCGTCATGGCATGGCATCGCGACGTGACGGATCGCCAGGAACGCGAATGGGCCCTCGAAGCGTCGATTCAGCGACTGCAGTTGGCGTATGGGCTTGCGAGATCGGGATATTGGGAGCTGGACGTCGCGACGCGGCGGCTCACCTGGTCTCAGGAGGTGTACGACATCTGGGAGACGGATCCTGAACATTTTGCGGCCACCTACGATGCGTTTCTGGAAACGGTGGTGCCGGAAGATCGGCTTCTCGTGGAACAGGCCGTCTCTCGCGCCATGCACACCCACACCTATGAGTTGGAATACCGCATCCGCACGGGGCGGGGGCAAATTCGCTTTGTGCGATCCGTTGGGCGCTACCACGAGCACGGAGGGGGGCGCGGCGTGCTGTTCGGCGCGGTCCAGGACGTCACGGCGCAGAAGGAGTCCGAGCTCGCGCTCGCGGCCTCACGGGAACTGTTGGCGCGATCCGACAAGCTCGCCGCGGTGGGGCAGCTCGCGGCCGGTATCGCGCACGAGATCCGCAACCCGCTCACCGCGCTGCGCGGCTTCATTGATCTGATGTATCAACGGGCGCGATCGAACAATCGGCGTTACCTCGAGATCATGCGTGGCGAAGTGTCGAGGATGGAGGCCATCGTGTCCGAATTGCTGCGCCTGGCTCGGCCGGATCGCCCCCAGTTTCAGCAACTTGATCTCGTCGATCTCGTGCAAGAGGTGGTGGCCTTCATGAGCGCGCAGGCCCTGCTTCACGGCGTGGAGATTCAGTACGAGCCTCGCGCCGCGTCCGTGATGGTGGAGGGCGATCCGAATCAGCTCAAGCAGGTGTTCATCAACCTCATGCGAAATGGCATCGAGGCCATGCAACCTGGCGGGGCCCTTCGCGTCCTGGTATGGGAGGACGGCGGCCGCGCTCGCGTTCAGATTGCGGATCAGGGAAGCGGCATGCCTCCAGAGGCGCTCGCGCGGATCGGCGAGCCGTTTTTTACGACGAAGGAGCAGGGCACAGGCCTTGGGGTCATGGTCTCCAAGCGCATGGTGGCCGATCACGGCGGCGATCTGCGCATTGAGAGCGAGGTGGGCCGCGGGACGACCGTCACGGTCCTACTGCCCGCCGCAAAGAGCAATGCGTAG